A genomic segment from Conger conger chromosome 2, fConCon1.1, whole genome shotgun sequence encodes:
- the retreg3 gene encoding reticulophagy regulator 3 yields the protein MALIEGIEDTAKGCKTMESGANIGLCNDSRPCSRTEQVRVAEAAILERLGPYEPAITYLQSVLVWERPLHSVLQYTFINVVFWFFALCSLRLLFLLSAGLAVAVCLDIWGNRVWHKIGLMQSGGKESWGLVHPGVLSVPELSHHMAEMWVTLSSFMRSLEELRQYNPAKFCLLVCGFFSFVAMLGHYIPGLVFSYTALLAVLLCPLAACHRVLQGILVYVEPALQRLDFSASGYMMSKPKENQFLRRPIRHAPAGDGSDSEEELSAFCPQLDDAVVAKELAITDSEHSDAEVSYTENGTFNLSRGQTPLTEGSEDLDRHSDAEESFSSDLPDFPSINPEATLMDDDDDASIGLPSLGPSRSHGPGNASLDVEAQLDMDQESIDDELSLGGLPPATDLTAELSGIIASNMIQAALAGALQANRPPAGSRRAGSAYRKQSSSELDTDPEGEDFEMLDQSELNQMDPVGPSGQGGRPGGPQQHRNQGPGFLSNLLGKPK from the exons ATGGCTCTAATAGAAGGAATTGAAGACACGGCCAAGGGCTGTAAAACGATGGAATCTGGAGCAAATATCGGCCTTTGTAACGATAGTCGACCATGTTCTAGAACCGAACAAGTACGGGTCGCTGAAGCGGCGATCTTGGAGAGGTTGGGACCCTACGAGCCAGCGATAACCTACCTACAGTCGGTGCTTGTGTGGGAAAGACCACTTCATAGTGTATTACAGTACACGTTTATCAACGTCGTGTTCTG GTTCTTTGCCCTGTGCTCTCTGCGCCTGCTGTTCCTGCTGTCTGCTGGCCTGGCCGTAGCGGTGTGCCTGGACATCTGGGGGAACAGGGTCTGGCACAAGATTGGAT TGATGCAGTCAGGTGGAAAGGAAAG CTGGGGCCTGGTCCACCCGGGGGTCCTTAGTGTGCCGGAGCTGAGCCACCACATGGCGGAGATGTGGGTGACCCTGTCATCGTTCATGAGGAGCCTTGAAGAACTTAGACAGTACAATCCAGCCAAG TTTTGTCTCCTGGTCTGtggtttcttctcctttgtGGCAATGCTGGGACACTACATTCCAGGCTTGGTGTTCTCCTACACTGCAC TACTGGCTGTGCTGCTGTGCCCTCTGGCAGCGTGCCACAGAGTGCTGCAGGGCATTCTAGTGTACGTGGAGCCAGCCCTGCAGCGGCTGGACTTCAGTGCCAGTGGATACATGATGTCCAAGCCCAAAGAGAACCAAT TCCTCCGCAGACCCATCCGACACGCTCCCGCAGGTGACGGCAGTGACAGTGAGGAAGAACTGTCTGCCTTCTGCCCACAG CTGGATGATGCTGTGGTGGCTAAGGAGTTGGCCATCACAGACTCGGAGCACTCTGATGCTGAGGTCTCATACACTGAGAATGGTACCTTCAACCTGTCGAGAGGTCAGACCCCACTCACCGAAGGCTCAGAAG ACTTGGACCGGCACAGCGATGCCGAGGAGTCCTTCTCCTCCGACCTCCCCGACTTCCCCTCCATCAACCCGGAGGCCACTCTGATGGATGACGATGACGACGCCAGTATCGGGCTCCCGAGCTTGGGTCCCTCACGCTCCCACGGCCCCGGGAACGCCTCGCTGGACGTGGAGGCCCAGCTGGACATGGACCAAGAGAGCATCGACGACGAGCTGTCCCTGGGCGGCCTCCCCCCTGCCACCGACCTCACCGCTGAGCTCAGCGGGATCATCGCCAGCAACATGATTCAGGCCGCCCTGGCAGGAGCCCTGCAAGCCAACCGCCCCCCGGCCGGGTCTCGGAGAGCTGGTTCCGCTTACCGTAAGCAGTCCAGCTCCGAGCTTGACACCGACCCGGAGGGCGAGGACTTTGAGATGCTGGATCAGTCTGAGCTCAACCAGATGGATCCCGTGGGACCATCCGGACAGGGAGGAAGGCCAGGAGGGCCCCAGCAGCACAGGAACCAAGGGCCCGGCTTCCTGTCCAACCTGCTGGGAAAGCCGAAGTAA